In Topomyia yanbarensis strain Yona2022 chromosome 2, ASM3024719v1, whole genome shotgun sequence, one DNA window encodes the following:
- the LOC131684037 gene encoding synaptotagmin-4 isoform X2 produces MGDHGPDMNILETVVPAVLGLTAAAILAVTACFCARRIRRQKKKAGHEVSSLPFQPPRPPRAVRSPSGQPPQYLKKSPSPTGIKPPPGGHLPAQSPTDQSCIPTNPTTTISTTTTKYSEENELTPRRIHLEPNSPEVDTVDGNDNEMEPGKLGAIVFKLRYLADRSALVVSVVRCRGLPGKNHSSTTTDLTALPAGPLCNGNGNVKQNATDPYVKLQLLPDKQHKVKTRVVRNTRNPVYDEDFTFYGLTLNELAGMSLHFVVLSFDRYSRDDVIGEVVCPLSGIDLQQIENQQVALSREIQPRSLKIRAQGRGELLISLCWQPAAARLTVVLLKARNLPRMDVTGLADPYVKIYLLYNGQRIAKKKTHVKKRTLSPVFNESFAFDIPSTEGTGASLEGVSLELMLLDWDRVTKNEVIGRLELGGPRSTGSALNHWKEVCNSPRRQIADWHKLRE; encoded by the exons TGGTGCCCGCAGTGCTCGGATTGACAGCGGCAGCTATCCTGGCGGTGACAGCATGTTTCTGTGCCCGCCGAATTCGCCGTCAGAAAAAGAAGGCCGGCCATGAAGTGTCTTCGCTGCCGTTCCAACCACCAAGGCCGCCACGTGCTGTACGATCTCCCAGCGGACAACCACCACAATATCTAAAGAAATCTCCATCACCGACGGGAATTAAACCTCCCCCAGGGGGGCACCTTCCAGCGCAATCTCCCACGGATCAAAGTTGCATTCCAACGAATCCGACTACCACCATCTCCACAACCACCACCAAGTACAGCGAGGAGAATGAGTTGACACCGAGAAGGATTCATCTGGAACCAAATTCTCCGGAGGTTGATACAGTGGACGGGAATGACAATGAAATGGAGCCCGGAAAGTTAGGTGCAATAGTGTTCAAACTGCGTTACTTGGCCGACCGGAGTGCTCTGGTTGTTTCGGTGGTTCGCTGCCGGGGATTGCCGGGTAAAAATCACAGCTCAACCACTACTGATCTAACGGCTCTTCCCGCGGGACCTCTGTgcaatggaaatggaaatgtgAAACAGAACGCAACCGATCCGTACGTGAAGCTGCAGCTACTTCCGGATAAACAGCACAAGGTTAAGACCAG AGTGGTCCGCAACACGCGCAATCCGGTGTACGATGAGGATTTCACATTTTACGGCCTGACCCTGAACGAACTAGCTGGCATGTCGCTGCACTTTGTCGTACTTAGTTTCGATCGCTACAGCCGAGACGATGTGATTGGCGAAGTGGTATGCCCCCTGAGTGGAATCGACCTGCAGCAGATTGAAAACCAGCAGGTTGCCCTCAGCCGGGAAATTCAACCGCGAAGCTTGAAGATCCGTGCTCAAGGACGGGGTGAATTGCTTATTTCACTCTGCTGGCAACCGGCTGCCGCGAGACTCACCGTGGTACTACTTAAAGCCCGCAACTTACCGCGGATGGATGTGACGGGACTGGCTGATCCGTACGTCAAGATCTATCTCCTGTACAATGGACAGCGAATTGCTAAGAAGAAGACACACGTCAAGAAGCGGACCCTCAGTCCGGTGTTTAACGAAAGCTTTGCGTTCGATATCCCGTCGACAGAGGGAACCGGAGCCAGTCTGGAGGGTGTTTCGCTCGAACTGATGCTGCTCGATTGGGATCGAGTAACAAAGAACGAAGTTATTGGCAGGTTGGAACTGGGAGGTCCGCGAAGCACCGGTTCGGCACTGAACCACTGGAAGGAGGTGTGTAATTCGCCTCGCCGACAGATTGCCGACTGGCACAAGTTGCGGGAGTAA
- the LOC131684037 gene encoding synaptotagmin-4 isoform X1, whose translation MGDHGPDMNILETDFVVLISVVPAVLGLTAAAILAVTACFCARRIRRQKKKAGHEVSSLPFQPPRPPRAVRSPSGQPPQYLKKSPSPTGIKPPPGGHLPAQSPTDQSCIPTNPTTTISTTTTKYSEENELTPRRIHLEPNSPEVDTVDGNDNEMEPGKLGAIVFKLRYLADRSALVVSVVRCRGLPGKNHSSTTTDLTALPAGPLCNGNGNVKQNATDPYVKLQLLPDKQHKVKTRVVRNTRNPVYDEDFTFYGLTLNELAGMSLHFVVLSFDRYSRDDVIGEVVCPLSGIDLQQIENQQVALSREIQPRSLKIRAQGRGELLISLCWQPAAARLTVVLLKARNLPRMDVTGLADPYVKIYLLYNGQRIAKKKTHVKKRTLSPVFNESFAFDIPSTEGTGASLEGVSLELMLLDWDRVTKNEVIGRLELGGPRSTGSALNHWKEVCNSPRRQIADWHKLRE comes from the exons ATTTCGTCGTTTTAATTTCAGTGGTGCCCGCAGTGCTCGGATTGACAGCGGCAGCTATCCTGGCGGTGACAGCATGTTTCTGTGCCCGCCGAATTCGCCGTCAGAAAAAGAAGGCCGGCCATGAAGTGTCTTCGCTGCCGTTCCAACCACCAAGGCCGCCACGTGCTGTACGATCTCCCAGCGGACAACCACCACAATATCTAAAGAAATCTCCATCACCGACGGGAATTAAACCTCCCCCAGGGGGGCACCTTCCAGCGCAATCTCCCACGGATCAAAGTTGCATTCCAACGAATCCGACTACCACCATCTCCACAACCACCACCAAGTACAGCGAGGAGAATGAGTTGACACCGAGAAGGATTCATCTGGAACCAAATTCTCCGGAGGTTGATACAGTGGACGGGAATGACAATGAAATGGAGCCCGGAAAGTTAGGTGCAATAGTGTTCAAACTGCGTTACTTGGCCGACCGGAGTGCTCTGGTTGTTTCGGTGGTTCGCTGCCGGGGATTGCCGGGTAAAAATCACAGCTCAACCACTACTGATCTAACGGCTCTTCCCGCGGGACCTCTGTgcaatggaaatggaaatgtgAAACAGAACGCAACCGATCCGTACGTGAAGCTGCAGCTACTTCCGGATAAACAGCACAAGGTTAAGACCAG AGTGGTCCGCAACACGCGCAATCCGGTGTACGATGAGGATTTCACATTTTACGGCCTGACCCTGAACGAACTAGCTGGCATGTCGCTGCACTTTGTCGTACTTAGTTTCGATCGCTACAGCCGAGACGATGTGATTGGCGAAGTGGTATGCCCCCTGAGTGGAATCGACCTGCAGCAGATTGAAAACCAGCAGGTTGCCCTCAGCCGGGAAATTCAACCGCGAAGCTTGAAGATCCGTGCTCAAGGACGGGGTGAATTGCTTATTTCACTCTGCTGGCAACCGGCTGCCGCGAGACTCACCGTGGTACTACTTAAAGCCCGCAACTTACCGCGGATGGATGTGACGGGACTGGCTGATCCGTACGTCAAGATCTATCTCCTGTACAATGGACAGCGAATTGCTAAGAAGAAGACACACGTCAAGAAGCGGACCCTCAGTCCGGTGTTTAACGAAAGCTTTGCGTTCGATATCCCGTCGACAGAGGGAACCGGAGCCAGTCTGGAGGGTGTTTCGCTCGAACTGATGCTGCTCGATTGGGATCGAGTAACAAAGAACGAAGTTATTGGCAGGTTGGAACTGGGAGGTCCGCGAAGCACCGGTTCGGCACTGAACCACTGGAAGGAGGTGTGTAATTCGCCTCGCCGACAGATTGCCGACTGGCACAAGTTGCGGGAGTAA